A region from the Nonlabens sp. YIK11 genome encodes:
- a CDS encoding glycosyltransferase family 2 protein, whose protein sequence is MYIASDPKPIALRIAIIIPAYNEASFIAQTLESLLAQTVKAAQIIVVDDNSTDNTYDVASRFTDRLPITIIRNASAAENIPGTKVINAFKKGLELVDLNKVDIICKFDADLIFPEHYLEDIVVRFRESEKTGMAAGHCIIEVNNRWVVENQNNPDHIRGALKAYRTACFKEIGGLRSSIGWDTIDEMLARYYGWQVKTIEGLHVKHLKPTGAAYKPKSMQLQGEAFYKMHYGWLLTVITALKMAANKRQPNLFTDYLKGYFKAQKNGIDPILNKDQGRFLRQYRWNGIKSKLGF, encoded by the coding sequence TTGTATATTGCGAGCGATCCTAAACCTATAGCGTTGCGCATTGCCATCATTATTCCTGCCTACAACGAGGCGTCTTTCATAGCACAAACACTGGAAAGTCTCCTTGCGCAAACCGTTAAGGCCGCACAAATCATTGTGGTGGACGACAACAGTACAGACAACACGTATGATGTCGCCAGCCGCTTTACGGATAGATTACCTATTACTATTATAAGGAATGCATCTGCTGCAGAGAATATTCCTGGAACCAAGGTCATCAACGCCTTCAAAAAAGGATTGGAACTGGTAGATCTCAACAAAGTGGACATCATCTGCAAGTTTGATGCAGACCTCATCTTTCCAGAACATTACCTAGAAGATATTGTAGTTCGCTTTCGCGAAAGCGAAAAAACAGGAATGGCAGCTGGACACTGTATCATCGAGGTAAACAATCGTTGGGTCGTAGAAAACCAAAACAATCCAGATCATATACGTGGTGCATTGAAGGCATATCGTACGGCTTGTTTCAAAGAAATAGGCGGATTGAGATCTTCCATAGGTTGGGATACCATCGACGAGATGCTGGCAAGGTACTATGGCTGGCAGGTAAAAACTATAGAAGGTTTGCACGTCAAACATTTGAAACCTACCGGTGCTGCCTACAAACCCAAGTCCATGCAGTTGCAGGGTGAAGCGTTCTACAAGATGCATTACGGATGGCTGCTCACGGTAATTACTGCCCTAAAAATGGCGGCAAATAAGCGACAGCCCAATCTGTTTACGGATTACCTGAAAGGATATTTCAAGGCACAAAAAAACGGCATAGATCCTATTTTGAATAAAGATCAAGGCCGTTTTTTGAGACAATACCGTTGGAACGGTATCAAGTCTAAATTAGGTTTCTAA
- a CDS encoding methyltransferase yields the protein MYENTFPSKRFKKTLEFLQLHVDPSEKILDLGVENPFSVILKENGFQVQNTSGEDLDDDTTAVSGFDGEVVTAFEIFEHLVNPYGVLKAIPCKKLLVSVPLRLWFASAYRNPNDIRDQHYHEFEDWQLDYVLNKAGWDVIDRVKFTNPTKKLGLRPILRNFTDRYYLVYCERS from the coding sequence TTGTACGAAAACACATTTCCCTCAAAACGTTTCAAAAAGACGCTGGAATTCTTACAACTACACGTGGATCCATCTGAAAAGATTCTGGATCTAGGAGTTGAAAATCCATTTTCGGTGATCTTGAAAGAAAACGGTTTTCAAGTCCAGAACACGAGCGGTGAAGACCTAGATGATGATACTACTGCGGTTTCTGGTTTTGACGGCGAGGTTGTCACTGCTTTTGAAATTTTTGAGCATTTAGTAAATCCCTATGGTGTTTTAAAAGCGATTCCCTGCAAAAAATTATTGGTGAGCGTACCTCTCAGATTGTGGTTTGCATCAGCCTATAGAAATCCCAATGATATAAGAGATCAACACTATCATGAGTTTGAGGACTGGCAGCTGGACTATGTTTTGAACAAAGCCGGCTGGGACGTGATCGACCGCGTGAAGTTTACCAATCCTACTAAAAAGTTGGGCCTACGCCCTATTTTGAGAAACTTTACAGATCGTTACTATCTTGTATATTGCGAGCGATCCTAA